One window of the Thermococcus sp. P6 genome contains the following:
- a CDS encoding type I restriction-modification system subunit M: MPTIDEYLRKGPTQKAEKKRRGRKPKRHAEKKAPKVETELTPEFENRLWKVADKLRKKMEVHQYKYVVLGLIFLRALSYSFYERREELKKLMSDPSSELYIPDQDLRERMLEDEDFYLSGGALYIPVEARWDYLVKNASQPNIAELIDNAIEVLENKYPDRLKNVIPKIYTQSPLDHHDYTYLINKFSEIDFGYDHKAKDIFGRIYEYFLGKFTEVEGKLGGKFYTPRSLTRLIVEVLDVKGGTILDPACGSGGFFVSALEKLERDGIDPLTLSIHGQDSDPMAYRLTKMNLLIRGAEGDIRIGDSYHDDKFAGMTFDYVVANPPFNDSEWGADRIRPDDPRLRLGGKRLPVPPNNNANYMWILHFIHHTAPTGKAGFVMANGALTGGRVEGEIRKAIIENDLIYGIVAAPQKLFYNVSLPVSLWFIRKEKPKHMKGKVLFINAKDLYVQVSRRQNVMTDEHIKKVVDKFKLFEEGRLDEIDETGFAKVATIEEIAANGYALTPGRYVGVKLEFDDRRTFDEKMREYSEELGKLLREEEELTGKIREVMEALGWKI, from the coding sequence ACCGTCTATGGAAGGTGGCGGATAAACTCAGGAAGAAGATGGAGGTTCATCAGTATAAATACGTCGTTCTGGGGTTGATATTCCTCCGTGCCCTTAGCTATAGCTTCTATGAGCGGAGGGAAGAGCTGAAGAAGTTAATGTCCGACCCTTCAAGTGAGTTATACATCCCCGATCAAGACCTCCGGGAGCGGATGCTGGAGGATGAGGACTTCTACCTTTCCGGAGGTGCCCTTTACATTCCGGTCGAGGCCCGATGGGATTATCTGGTCAAGAACGCGAGCCAGCCGAACATCGCCGAGCTCATCGATAACGCCATTGAGGTGCTGGAGAACAAGTACCCCGACAGGTTGAAGAACGTCATTCCGAAGATATACACTCAGTCCCCCCTTGACCACCACGATTACACCTACCTCATCAACAAGTTTTCCGAGATTGATTTCGGCTACGACCATAAAGCTAAGGACATCTTCGGTCGTATCTACGAGTACTTCCTCGGAAAGTTCACGGAGGTTGAGGGCAAGCTCGGGGGCAAATTCTACACGCCCCGCTCCCTCACACGGTTAATAGTCGAGGTCCTCGACGTGAAGGGAGGAACCATCCTCGACCCGGCCTGCGGAAGCGGTGGCTTTTTCGTCTCGGCCCTTGAGAAGCTCGAGCGCGACGGCATTGATCCCCTGACGTTATCGATACACGGTCAGGACTCCGACCCGATGGCGTACAGGCTCACGAAGATGAACCTCCTAATCCGCGGTGCCGAGGGGGACATCAGAATAGGGGACTCCTACCACGATGATAAATTCGCCGGTATGACCTTTGACTACGTCGTGGCCAACCCGCCCTTCAACGACAGTGAGTGGGGGGCCGACAGGATAAGGCCGGACGATCCAAGGCTCAGGCTTGGAGGAAAGAGGCTCCCGGTGCCCCCTAACAACAACGCCAACTACATGTGGATACTCCATTTCATCCATCACACCGCGCCCACGGGAAAAGCCGGCTTCGTCATGGCCAACGGAGCCCTTACCGGTGGAAGGGTTGAGGGTGAGATAAGGAAGGCCATAATCGAGAACGACCTTATCTACGGGATAGTGGCCGCGCCTCAGAAGCTGTTCTACAACGTCTCACTCCCGGTGTCCCTGTGGTTCATAAGGAAGGAGAAGCCCAAGCACATGAAGGGGAAAGTGCTTTTCATCAACGCGAAGGACCTCTACGTTCAGGTTTCCAGACGGCAGAACGTGATGACGGACGAGCACATCAAAAAGGTCGTCGATAAGTTCAAACTCTTTGAGGAAGGAAGGCTCGACGAGATAGACGAGACGGGCTTTGCGAAAGTCGCCACCATCGAGGAGATAGCGGCCAACGGGTACGCTCTAACACCCGGAAGGTACGTCGGGGTTAAACTGGAGTTCGACGACAGGAGAACCTTTGATGAGAAGATGAGGGAGTACAGCGAAGAGCTGGGGAAGCTGCTCAGGGAGGAGGAAGAGCTGACGGGAAAGATCAGGGAGGTTATGGAGGCGTTAGGGTGGAAAATTTAG